Genomic segment of Myxococcus stipitatus:
CTCGGACGGTGATGGCTGCAAGGGCGGCGCCGAGGGCCCGGTGGAGATCGAGCCGTTCGTGACGGGCGTCATCCCCTTCACGTACCCCTCGTACCACATCGAGCAGTACATCGTGAGCGACCGGCACGATGAGACCCAGGAGCCGCAGCCGGGCCCGTTCCCGGCGGCGGTCAACTGGAAGGCCGACGCCACCTGCACGTACACCGCGGCGCAGATCGAGGGGCACAAGGCGTTCGTGGCGGCTCCGCCGCTGTCGGGCACCGTGCTCTGATGTAAACCAGCGGGCTCCCGGAGAAGTACCCATTGACCCCGGGAGCCTGCGTCCGTAGGGTCCGCGGCGGCTGATTGAAGAATCAACCGGCCGGTGGAGGACGTCGTGGGCCAGAGCAAGTCGGCGGCGGACAACGGCAACCGCGAGAGCGAACGCCGCCGGACCATCCTGCGTGCGGCCATCGATGTGTTCGCCCGCAAGGGCTACCACGGCTGCCGCATCGCGGATGTCGCCAAGGAGGCCGGTGTCGCCTACGGCCTCGTCTACCACTACTTCAAGAACAAGGATGAGCTGCTTGAGACCGTGTTCGACACGGGCTGGAGCGGCTTCGTCACGCGCGTGCGCGCGGTGGTGGAGGGCGAAGGGTCGATGGAGGCCAAGGTCCGCGGCGTGGTGGACGTGGCCTTCGAGGCGTACCGGGTGGACCCTCGCGCGGTGAAGGTCCTCATCCTGGAGATTGCGCGCAGCCCGGCGGGCTCTCGCATCAACCGGCAGACGGCCTTCGTGGACGCCATCCGCTTGAGCTCGGAGCTGTTCACCCGCGCGAAGGACGCGGGGGAGCTGCGCGCGGACGCGGACCCGCTGCTGTCCTCCGCGCTGCTCTTCGGCGCCATCGAAATGGGGCTGACCGCGTTCGTCACGGGGCTCGCGGACTCGCGGGATGTCCAGGCGCTGGAGCGCGCCAAGGCGCAGATCGCCGACACCTTCCTTCACGGCGTCCTGGTCGGCGCGTCGCCGGGCGCGGAGAAAGACGCATGGAAGCCGGAGACGTCCTCTACGAAGTCCAAGGCCCCCAAGCCCTCCTGACCATCAACCGGCCCAAGGCGCGCAACGCCTTGTCGCCCTCGGTGGTGAAGGCGTTGATGGACGGCCTGGAGCGCGCGGACGCGGACTCCGCCGTGCGTGTGGTGGTCCTCACCGGCGCGGGCGAGAAGGTCTTCTGCGCGGGCGGTGACCTGGGGCAGATGACGGGCGACGCGGGCTTTCTCTCCACCCACGAGGGGCGCCGCTCCTACGGAAAGCTGCTGGCCCGCTTCCAGGACGTCCGCAAGCCGACGGTGGCGCGCGTCAACGGCCATGCGCTGGCCGGGGGCCTGGGGTTGGTGCTCGCGTGTGACCTGGCGGTCGCGGTCGATGGCGCGGACCTGGGCACGCCCGAAATCGACGTGGGCTTGTTCCCCATGATGATGATGGCGCTCTTGCAGCGCCACGTGGGCCGAAAGCGGGCGCTGGAGCTGGTGCTCACGGGCGACCGGCTCCCCGCGCGCGAGGCCCTGTCGCTGGGCCTGCTCAACCGCGTGGTGCCCGTGGCGGAGCTGGATGGCGCGGTGACGGCGCTGGCCCAGAAGCTCGCAGGCAAGAGTCAGTCGGTGCTCGCGCTGGGGCGCCGCGCCTTCTTCACCGCGGAGGACCTGCCCCTGCCCGCGGCGCTGGAGTTCCTCTCGTCGCAGCTGTCGCTCAACGTGCTGGCCGAGGATGCCGCCGAGGGGGTCTCCGCCTTCCTGGAGAAGCGGCCTCCGCAGTGGAAGGACCGCTGAGCCAGGACGGCCGTCACTGAGCGCCGGCCCCTGTCTCCCCGCTGGCCACGGCTGGCGGGGTGGGGAAGAAGTCCAGACGCAACAGGGATTCACCATCCACCCACTTACCGTCCACCTTCACGCCCCAGTGGAGGTGCGGGCCGGTGACGCGGCCGGTGCTGCCCACCTCGCCGATGCGCTGGCCCTGCGTCACCTTGGCGCCCTTCTTCACGTGGATGCGCGACAGGTGGAAGTACGACGTGTAGAGGTCCGCGCCGTGGTGGATGAGCACCGTCTTGCCCGCGGCGTAGTTGTCGCGCGTCATCACCACGGTGCCTTCGTTGCTGGCCATCACCGGGGCGCCCGGGTCTCCGTCGATGTCCACGCCGAAGTGCTGGCCGGACAGCTTGCCGTTGAAGGTGCGCTTGTCGCCGAAGGGCGCGGTGATGCGGTCCTGCCGAGGGCGCACGAAGTTCTGCGCGAAGTGGGGAGGGCTGAAGGGCTGCCCGAACGCCGTCGCGAAGGCGCGCTTGTCCGCGGCGATGCGGGCCCTCACGGAGGCGGGGGGCTCCACGTACTTGCCGGACACCTTCAGCTCTCGCGAGGGATAGCCCGGCTCCACGACGTCCAGCGTCCCGGCCAGCTCCACCGGCGCGCCACCCGTGGGCGCGGGGACCTCCACGTGCACCATGGCGCTCCCGGGCGCGAGCTCCACGGGGAGTCCCGTCACCGCGAGGAACCCGTCGCCCCAGGCGAAGAACCTCAGGGGCCGTCCCGCGAGGGTCCCCGAGGGCATCCCCGCGAGGCCTCGCACGGCCACCATCACCGGGTCTCCCGGCCGGGCCGAGCCCGGGTGCAGCAAGAGCTGGGGCCTTCCCTGTGTCGCCGCCGCCGCGACGGGCTTGGAGGCGGAGGGCTCCGCGGCCTGGGCACTGGCACCGAGGGCAAGCAGCGCGAGCGTCAATCGAGAGGAGAGGGAATATCGCGAGCGTGCGGGGAGCGAAGCCATGAGTGGTTCCCGTTACACCACGAAGTCCAGGCGGCTTCCCAGGGTGAGACGCGCGAGTGTCGGGCGCCCGCACTTCGTCCTACCGGGGGAGCGGCGCGGAGGGCTGACAGGTGCTCGACAGTGTCCACGCCCAGACGTCGGAGAGCCTGGAAACGGAAGGGCGAAGGGCTGGTGGACGGGCAACCGGCTGATTGGCGTGAGGTGGAGCCTTACCGGCGCACCTCCGGGCTCCCTACCTTCTTCTCCGGACCCGATTGGCCTTGAGGAGATTCGCGGATGCCTCGTCCCTATAGCTTCGACCATTTCCAGGTGCCGAAGACCCTGCCGCAGAGTCGCAGCATGCGCCGGAGGGACAAGGAGCATCTGGCTCAGTCCCGTGCGCATCCGGAGGAGCAGGCGGGAAGGGAGGAAGGGGTCCACTACGGGCGGTCCTTCTCCGAGACGGAGGAGCTCTTCCACGCGCGGCAGATGGAGGCGCAGCTCGAGGAGCTGGCGCGCGAGTCGCCCGACGCGAAGTTCTCCCGAGGTGGCTCGGCGGCGAAGCGCGGCGGGCGCGGCAAGGAGCGCAAGGGGCATCCCGTCCTGCGCGGCACGCTGCCCATCGGCGCGCTGCCGCCCACGCGGGAGCAGCCACCGCGGGGACGCCTGCCGGACCTCCTCGACGAGGCGGGGCGCCACCTCCAGACGATGAGAGGGGGCCTGGGCGACGTGGCCAAGGCGATGGCTCGGCTGGCGTCGCTGCCTATCGAGGTGGTGCGCCTGGCGGTGCGGCGCTTCAGTCCCGCCGAAGGGTGAAGAGCACGCGCGCGTGGAGCTGACGCTCGTCTCGTACAACATCCACAGCGGCATCGGGACCGATGGCCGCTTCGACCTGGGCCGCGTGGGTGAGGTGCTCCGCGAAGTGCGCGCGGACATCGTCGCGCTGCAGGAGGTGGGCGACTTTCGCGGGCGCACCTCCCGCGAGGACCAGCCCGAGCACCTGGCGGACATGCTCGGCATGCACATGGCCTTCGGGCCCAATGTCGTGCGAAACGGCCGCCGCTACGGCAACGCCATCCTCACGCGGCTGCCCATCCTCCACTCGAAGAACTACGACTTGAGCGTGGAGCGGCGAGAGCCTCGGGGCGCGCTGCGGTGCGACCTGGAGCTGGGCGGTGGACAGCAGCTCCACGTCTTCTCCCTCCACCTGGGGTTGAGGGTGTCCGAGCGGCGCCGTCAGGAGGCGCTCCTCCTGGGCTCCGACATCCTGCGAGACGCCGTGCGCAAGGACCCGGCCGTCGTGTGCGGGGACTTCAACTACTGGGGCAACGGCGCGGTGCCCTCGCTGGTGCGCAAGGCCATCCACGACGCCGCGCTGGAGCTGGGCACGCCCGCGCGCACGTACCCCACGGGCTGGCCCCTGCTGCGGTTGGACCGCATCTACGTGGATTCCGGCGTGAGACCTCTGGCCATCCATCCCCACCGCACGGCGCTCAGCCGGAGGGCCTCCGACCACCTTCCGCTGGTGCTTCGCTTCGAGGCCCCCATCGCCGTGGCCACCACCCCCTCTCCTCCGGTAGAGCTCATCGGGTAGCGTGGAGAGATGGCGGGCGCGTTGAGTGGCCGACGCTAGCGAACGCCAGACAGACGACATCCAGGGGGGAGGTTGTCCCCGAGGACAGGGGTGCCTAGGTTGGCGCCACTTCTGGGTCTCTGTGAGGACGTGAGCGCTGGCCGGAGAGTGAATGCACGTGGGGAGCGAACAGACGGAGCGTGGGCTCGCCGCGCTCGTCGGCCGCATGGCGGAGAGCTTCAGCCGGCTGGTGACGCAACACTTGCAACTGGCTCGGCTGGAGCTGACGGAGGACCTGAAGGCCACGGGGATGAACGTGGCGCTGATTGTCGCCTTCGTTCCCTTCATCCTCGTGGGCTATGCGTTCGCGTGTGGGGCGCTCGCGGCGGTGCTGGCCCCGCGCGTGGGCTGGGCGGGGGCGCTGGGACTGGTGGCGCTGCTCAACCTGGTGGCGGGGGGAGGCGGCGTGGCTTGGGCGCTGCAGCGGCTGAAGACGCGGCGGATGATGGATGACACGACGGACGAGCTGTCCCGTAGCATGGCGGCATTCGCCGCCCCGGCCCCGGTCGTCCCGGGCCATACTCTCCAGGGTGGAGACGGTCATCTCTTCAAGGAGCCCACGAATGGGCGCTAGCAATGGTTCTCCCAAGCCCCTGGGACCGCGCACCAGCGCGATGCTGCGCGAGGACATCGAACGAACGCGCGCGGAGCTGGCCACCTCGGTGAGCGAGCTGCGCGAGGAAGTGGCCTTCGTCGCGGACTGGCGCGAGTGGGTGCGCCGCCATCCCTACACGTGTGTGGGCGCGGCGTTCGCGGTGGGCTACTTGCTGGGCTCCCGCCGCTGAGCGGCCAGGCCCGAGACACAGGCAGTTTACTTCTTGAAAGAGGAGAGCACCTTCATGGACATGAATCCGCAGCAGGTGGCCGACCGGGCCCGACAGCTCCAGGACCGAGTGGTGCCGCAGCTCGATGAGGCGCGGCAGAACCTGGTGGACATGAACAACCGTGTGGTGAGCTTCATCCGGGCCAACCCCGGGACGTGCTTGTTGGGGGCCGTGGCCGTGGGCTTCCTCATCGGGCGCATCGCCTCGCGCCGCTGAGCGGCGCCGCGGACCGCAGACGGGAGAGGACACTCATGACGAACTATCCAGGGGCTTCAGGCAATGGCGACCCCGCGTCCCGGGAGCAGCAGGGCTCCGATGCGGGGTTCGGCAGTCGGGTGGACCAGTTGGGCTCGGAGGCGCAGCAGCTCTGGAGTGATGCGCGCGGCGCGGTGGATGACCTGGGGCAGACGCTCGACATCCGGGGCCGCGTGGAGCGCAACCCGTACGGGATGATGGCGGCGGCGCTCGGCGTGGGATACGTGCTGGGCGGCGGCCTCTTCACGCCGCTGACGGCCCGCATCCTCCGGCTCGGCGTGCGGCTGGCGGCGCTGCCGTTCGTGAAGGACGAGCTCCTGGGGATGGCCGAGACGGCCCTTCAGGGGTATCAGACGGGGCGGAGGATGTCCGGCCCGCCACCCTCTCCGCCGATGGATGGCACGGCGGCGGCGGAGGCCTCCGCGGCGGGCAAGCCGAGGCCGCCGTCCTACTAGCGTTCCCTTTCTCATTCCCACGTCGTTGGTTGCACCTCGCTCGCTGGAGTCGCGAATGAACCTGAACGCCCTCAAGAAGATGGACAAGGACGACCTGCTCAACCTCATCGGCCTGGAGACCCGTCGCAGCGCGACGGAGGATGTGCTCCCGGTCCTGGGGGCCTTCGCCGCCGGCCTGCTCGTGGGCGCGGGCCTGGGGCTGCTCTTCGCGCCCAAGACGGGCAACCAGCTGCGGGATGACCTGCGCAACCGGCTGCAGGGCGGGCAGGACTACCTCGCGAACACGCTGGGGCGTAACGAGGGAGCCCAGTCGCAGGGCGGCCCTGTCTCCCGGACGTCTTGAGCTGAGTCGAGTGCTCCGCGCCGACCAGGTGCGGAGTCGTGAAGCGAGGGCCTCCCTCCGTGCCGCGAGTCGGCGTCGGATGGAGGCCCTGGTTTTTCAGGGGCGGTGGTGGCGAGGCAGGTGATGTCTCCCGCGGAGCGAGTGCAGAGGCGAGGTGGGGGCGCTGCTCAACCTCCGGGCGCGGAGCCTCCTCCGGGAGTGGGCCGCCCCTGTCGACCTCGCCGATGAGCGAGGTCTCCGTGCCGTGATTGGAGGGACGGGAACTCTGCTCGGTCCCTGGGCGCGGGGCCGCCAATGCCCTTGAGTGCAGCCCGTTTTGGCGGAGCACATTCGTGTGGGCGGAGGCCGTCTTGCCCGAGGCCGGGTGTAGACTCGGCGGCCGTGAGTGAGTCGACGAAGGGTGGGGCGTTGGGGCCCGTGGGTGCGGCTGGAGGGCCAGAGGCGGCACTCGCGCGTCTGCGCGCGTTGGAGACACTCGAGTCCGGATACGAGGCCTGGCTGGAGCTGAAGGTGGAGCATGCCGCTTCGGTCGCCCGGTTCCGCGAGGAGCGGGAGCGGTTGAACCAACAGGGCTCCTTCCTCCTGGGCGCCGTGCGCGCCGCGGGGCTGGAGCCCGTGGCATCCGAAGTGCCGGGGCTGGTGCCCGCGCAGGCCTCCGCTGGAGACTTCCTTCGCGATGCCGAAGAGCGTCTGTCCAAGACACGCGAGGCGCTGGCCGCGCGCGAAGCGGAGTCGGAGGCGGGGTATGCCACCGCATTCGACGAGCTTCGCGGCACGTTGAAGGACCGCGTCCAGCGCTACCTCGCCGCCCAGCGTCCCCACCTCACGCTGCTGCTGCGTCGAGTGGGAACGGAGCGCTCCATCCTCCATGTCGGGCGCGTGACGGGGGACACCCCCGTGCTTCTGTGTCAGCTCTTCACGGGGCGGATTCCGTCGCGATACGGCTTCCTCCTCGACGACTCGACGGAGGACGTGTCGCTGGCTCCCGCGCCGCTCTACCCGGACGAAGGCGTGGCTCCCGAGCACGTGCGTCCGGACGCGCGGGCCCTGGCCGAGCTCGTGCGAGGCGCGAAGGAGGTCCTCCCGCTGAAGGGGATGCTGCCGCTGTCCGTTCCCCGGCCCGGTGGAGGCGAGGACTTCTTCCGACTCCTCCAGCGCGGCGCCGTGCTGGAGGTGGAAGTCGCGGAAGGGACGGCGTTCCGCAATGTCCTCGGCCGTGAGGAGGCCGAGCGCTTCGCGGGCCATCTGCTCCGCCTCAAGCTGGCGGGGCGCATCGAGCTGGACATCGAGCCCGGCTGAGCCATTCCGCCGCGCGGGGACTTCGCGCGGCGGACCGTGATGGCAGGGCCACCACCAGAGGCTCGCGTCAGTGCGTCCGGACGATGCCCACGTCCGCGATGCCGGCAATCAGCGCGCTGCCGATGAACAGGTTGTCGGACTCGGCGCCGCCCAGCCGCACCGAGTTGAAGATGACGAGGTAGGTCTGGTTGGCCCTGGGGAAGGCCGAGCCCGGAATGGTGATGCGCGCCTCGCGGTACGAGCCCGGCACCGCGACGAGCTGGAGGAACTCCATGGGCGTCGTGGGCATGGTGGAGTAGGTCGGGTCGCCCTTCTCGCCGTCGGAGCTCAACGGCACCACGGTGACGAAGCCGAGCGTGCGCTCCTTGTTGCCCGGCACCGCCGCGCGGTCGAACGTCAGCGAGGCCCCCGTGGAGAGCTCCAGGAAGCCCTTGGGGGGATGGAGCTGCGCGATCTTCTCCTGCACGGGCGCGTCGTCGACCTGGCCGACATAACGCGTCCCGTTCCGAGCGGCGATGAACTGGTACGTGGCGCCGGACTGGTACGACAGCTCCGGGTCGCTGCCCGCGACGTTGGTGCGGCTGTAGCTCCCCGAGCCGTCCTCGTTCAGCGCGGTGGCCTGTCCATTCAAGGGCTGGAGCGTGGCCTTCGCTCCCGAGACACCCGAGGGCTGCGAGTTCTCGCCGTTCTTGGAGCCGAAGAAGATGAGCGCCGCGGTCTGGGCGGGCAGGGAGATGACACTGCCGCCGTCAGGGATTTGTGTCCCCCCGTCGAAGCCCGCGAGCGCCAGCGGGGAGACCTCCACCTCGGGGGTGGCCAGGAGGGTGCCCACCATCACGTGGTCGGCGGTGAGCTGCTGGCCTGTCTTCTCCAAGTCACACGCCAGGGGGGCGAGGAAGAGGGTGGCGAGCGCGGTGGACAAGAGGACGCGTTTCATGGGGATTCCCTGGTTGCTGCGAGTCCGCGAAGCATAGCAGGCGTGCGCGACAAGCCCCGCGCACTCGGCGACTCGGGGTATTCTGGGGGGACCCGTGCAAGGACACCGCGTTCACTCCGCGAGCCGGCGCTTCTTCAAGCGGCTCGGCTTCTCGTCGGCGATGGCCGTCTTCTTCGGCTGTGTGCTGGGGCTTCTCGTGTATCTGCGAGCCCCCCAACACGGCGCGGTCCGTGGCGAGTCGCCCGGGTGGAGCCCCTCGGGCCTTCTCGAGGGGGCGCGCGACTGGCTCGATGGGCTGGAGCGGCGCACCTACGACTGGCGCGTGCTGGAGCTCGGTGCGCGCTCGGAGCGGCCGGACGAGGCCGTGGTGGTGGCCATCGACGACGAGACGCTCGCCGAGGCCCGTCAGGACGACCGCCCGGGAGTGGCGACCCAGCCGTGGCCTCGGCAGCTGGTGGGGGCCATGGCGCACCGCCTCGTGGAAGAGGGGGCGCTGCTCGTCCTCCTGGACCTGCCGTTCCCCGAGCTGAGCCCCAATGCCTGCGTGAACCCGAAGCTGGCCCCGGGCGCCATCTCCAGCGACGACGCCGCGTTCCGCGAGCTGCTGGAGCGGGAGTCGGGCAAGGCGCTGCTGTCGTTCTCCTGGGAGTCCCAGGGCTCGAGGGTGATGCCTCCCACGAGCCGGCTCTGGCCGTACCGCGTGAAGGTGGGCACGTTCCCCAGCTCCTCCGAGGCACATGCCCGCGCCCAGTCCGTGCTCGCGGTGCAGCGGCCCGCCTACGTCATGCCCGCGGGCAGCCAGGTGGAGGTGTGGGGCGCCGCCACGGATGAAGCGGACGCACGCGAGCTGGGCTCGAGGCTCGGTGTCCCCGGAGCCGCCATCGAGGAGCGGCGGGCCTCGGACGACACGTTCCGCATGGGCCCCACGGACCTCTTCGTCGCGCTGGCGGAGGTCCACGTGGAGGGCCTGGACCCGGCGCGGCTCGTGGAGGTGCGACAGCTCCAGCACCCGGTGGCGCCGCTCCTGGGCGGTGGTGCGGGGTACGGCGCGGCGACGCTCTCCTCGGACCCGGATGGCGTGGTGCGGGGCATCCCTCACCTCGTCGCCTATACCGCCAGGGACGGTCGCCACGTGTTGCCGTCATTGCCGCTGGCGGCGGCGATGCGCCTGGCCAACACGCGAGTGCTGCGCTACGCGAACGGGCGGCTGCACGTGGGCGATGCGTACTCGGTGCCGATGGACGCGTCGGGCTTCAGCTTGATGCGGTGGGATGCGCCCACCGCGGGGCGTGGCTCTCGCGGCTCGCTGTCCCGCTCCATTCGTGCGTGGAACGTGCTGCTCAACGTCTTCGACGTGGCGGACGAGCGCCCCGCGCGATTCGACAATGACCTGGAGGGCCGCACCGTCGTCCTCACGCGCACGGCGGGAGAGTCTGGCCACCTGCGGCACACGCCCATCGGCGTGGAGACACCGGGTGGTGCCATCCTGGGGCAGGCCCTGGCCAACATCCTCCGCTCGGAGGGCATCTCGCGAGCGCCCGAGGACTACGATTTGGGCCTCACGGTGGGGCTCGCTTTTCTGGGGGCCTTCCTCGCGTTGTCGCTGAGCTTCCTGCTGCGCTCCGTGCGCGGGGTGGTGCTGTACCTGAGCGGGCTGGGGCTCGCGGGCGCGGGCTATACGGCGGCGGCCT
This window contains:
- a CDS encoding TetR/AcrR family transcriptional regulator; protein product: MGQSKSAADNGNRESERRRTILRAAIDVFARKGYHGCRIADVAKEAGVAYGLVYHYFKNKDELLETVFDTGWSGFVTRVRAVVEGEGSMEAKVRGVVDVAFEAYRVDPRAVKVLILEIARSPAGSRINRQTAFVDAIRLSSELFTRAKDAGELRADADPLLSSALLFGAIEMGLTAFVTGLADSRDVQALERAKAQIADTFLHGVLVGASPGAEKDAWKPETSSTKSKAPKPS
- a CDS encoding enoyl-CoA hydratase/isomerase family protein, encoding MEAGDVLYEVQGPQALLTINRPKARNALSPSVVKALMDGLERADADSAVRVVVLTGAGEKVFCAGGDLGQMTGDAGFLSTHEGRRSYGKLLARFQDVRKPTVARVNGHALAGGLGLVLACDLAVAVDGADLGTPEIDVGLFPMMMMALLQRHVGRKRALELVLTGDRLPAREALSLGLLNRVVPVAELDGAVTALAQKLAGKSQSVLALGRRAFFTAEDLPLPAALEFLSSQLSLNVLAEDAAEGVSAFLEKRPPQWKDR
- a CDS encoding M23 family metallopeptidase, which codes for MASLPARSRYSLSSRLTLALLALGASAQAAEPSASKPVAAAATQGRPQLLLHPGSARPGDPVMVAVRGLAGMPSGTLAGRPLRFFAWGDGFLAVTGLPVELAPGSAMVHVEVPAPTGGAPVELAGTLDVVEPGYPSRELKVSGKYVEPPASVRARIAADKRAFATAFGQPFSPPHFAQNFVRPRQDRITAPFGDKRTFNGKLSGQHFGVDIDGDPGAPVMASNEGTVVMTRDNYAAGKTVLIHHGADLYTSYFHLSRIHVKKGAKVTQGQRIGEVGSTGRVTGPHLHWGVKVDGKWVDGESLLRLDFFPTPPAVASGETGAGAQ
- a CDS encoding endonuclease/exonuclease/phosphatase family protein, with amino-acid sequence MELTLVSYNIHSGIGTDGRFDLGRVGEVLREVRADIVALQEVGDFRGRTSREDQPEHLADMLGMHMAFGPNVVRNGRRYGNAILTRLPILHSKNYDLSVERREPRGALRCDLELGGGQQLHVFSLHLGLRVSERRRQEALLLGSDILRDAVRKDPAVVCGDFNYWGNGAVPSLVRKAIHDAALELGTPARTYPTGWPLLRLDRIYVDSGVRPLAIHPHRTALSRRASDHLPLVLRFEAPIAVATTPSPPVELIG
- a CDS encoding phage holin family protein produces the protein MHVGSEQTERGLAALVGRMAESFSRLVTQHLQLARLELTEDLKATGMNVALIVAFVPFILVGYAFACGALAAVLAPRVGWAGALGLVALLNLVAGGGGVAWALQRLKTRRMMDDTTDELSRSMAAFAAPAPVVPGHTLQGGDGHLFKEPTNGR
- a CDS encoding DUF3618 domain-containing protein; the encoded protein is MGASNGSPKPLGPRTSAMLREDIERTRAELATSVSELREEVAFVADWREWVRRHPYTCVGAAFAVGYLLGSRR
- a CDS encoding YtxH domain-containing protein, yielding MNLNALKKMDKDDLLNLIGLETRRSATEDVLPVLGAFAAGLLVGAGLGLLFAPKTGNQLRDDLRNRLQGGQDYLANTLGRNEGAQSQGGPVSRTS
- a CDS encoding CHASE2 domain-containing protein; this translates as MQGHRVHSASRRFFKRLGFSSAMAVFFGCVLGLLVYLRAPQHGAVRGESPGWSPSGLLEGARDWLDGLERRTYDWRVLELGARSERPDEAVVVAIDDETLAEARQDDRPGVATQPWPRQLVGAMAHRLVEEGALLVLLDLPFPELSPNACVNPKLAPGAISSDDAAFRELLERESGKALLSFSWESQGSRVMPPTSRLWPYRVKVGTFPSSSEAHARAQSVLAVQRPAYVMPAGSQVEVWGAATDEADARELGSRLGVPGAAIEERRASDDTFRMGPTDLFVALAEVHVEGLDPARLVEVRQLQHPVAPLLGGGAGYGAATLSSDPDGVVRGIPHLVAYTARDGRHVLPSLPLAAAMRLANTRVLRYANGRLHVGDAYSVPMDASGFSLMRWDAPTAGRGSRGSLSRSIRAWNVLLNVFDVADERPARFDNDLEGRTVVLTRTAGESGHLRHTPIGVETPGGAILGQALANILRSEGISRAPEDYDLGLTVGLAFLGAFLALSLSFLLRSVRGVVLYLSGLGLAGAGYTAAAFYFFIEQRLWVAMAGPLLAMGGAFAVTTVYAFRNEQQIRDFVQMALGRYVSPEVARLVTRDLSLMRPERRRMSVYVCDIEGFARLSEGMKPEQLVSLFNEYLLEMAAVVRSTAGQVDKYIGDSVMAFWGAPVRTERHAHLACEAALKMRAVLADKQDAWEKKYGCRLSFRAGVDTGEVVVGDMGSELKSNYTVLGDAVGLAARLESLNKVYGTYVLVGDGTVSLAGDNYVFREVDRVRMKGRAEPLRVHELMGRKGELSTQQQEQLTLHAQALTAYHQRHFAEAHALFERSAITFKDPVSSVYLARCARYIVTAPPSDWDGVHGEDDVPSSPVAA